Proteins co-encoded in one Halobacteriovoraceae bacterium genomic window:
- a CDS encoding LON peptidase substrate-binding domain-containing protein → MRNHRAPLLLIPNVVLYPGCTLPLYVVEPIYIKVIEDCVNNSQNIAISLASMNPHIGPTENFESNPNEMISPKRICTMGIPYILGTGPGHGIHVIIRGERRVLLTRLVQNLPYPIYELSELEETSGHGHLPQKALESLTAILHEWIDFNILDSKEKMTIKNQLHSVQNICSYICTFLIRDPELKQILLEMDDLLEKILILQVLVGENYTYIENALHKQSLFDFELLENTFPIAN, encoded by the coding sequence ATGAGAAATCATAGAGCTCCCCTTTTATTAATACCCAATGTTGTCCTATATCCAGGCTGTACATTACCGTTATATGTAGTTGAACCCATTTACATTAAGGTTATCGAAGATTGTGTTAATAATTCTCAAAATATCGCAATTTCATTGGCATCGATGAATCCTCATATTGGACCTACAGAGAATTTTGAATCAAACCCTAATGAAATGATTTCACCAAAAAGAATTTGCACGATGGGAATTCCCTACATTCTTGGAACAGGGCCAGGACATGGAATACATGTTATTATAAGGGGGGAAAGAAGAGTTCTCCTCACTCGTTTAGTTCAAAACCTTCCTTATCCAATTTATGAATTGTCTGAATTAGAAGAAACTTCTGGCCACGGCCATTTACCTCAAAAGGCCCTTGAAAGCTTAACCGCTATTCTTCACGAGTGGATTGATTTCAACATTTTAGATTCTAAAGAAAAGATGACTATAAAAAACCAATTACATAGTGTTCAAAACATTTGTTCATATATATGTACATTTCTGATTAGAGATCCAGAGCTAAAGCAAATCTTACTTGAAATGGATGACCTTTTAGAAAAAATACTTATATTGCAAGTTTTGGTTGGGGAGAATTATACTTACATTGAAAACGCGTTGCACAAGCAATCTCTTTTTGACTTCGAACTCTTAGAAAACACTTTTCCAATTGCAAACTAA
- a CDS encoding helix-turn-helix transcriptional regulator, giving the protein MKSDSFDGLLNTELSRYLNSTKLSLSQIANKLEISKGHLSEIKNMKKRPGLDLGLKILKICNTPVTKRREWIENEFLGHSEEYELLGQTVEEGEEKHKLNSTISERLQNNLPLLNMLIDISNSGENGISVNELKEEYGEFGIRQLDFFLNQDIICLKKHQYYGSRKRFVITKKSSYQLMQTIFSNLQEKFECGTLEKTKFQFEIDDVHEDAFKELNVVFEDYMKKTAEIIKKHKAENTPGSCRVIVQNLYSMIKRNKLLILIFVLLTLSSKQSMAIGGIEGGGSARSIFITDVYNTKSDASYNASILEKEILENGSEKNKQAIQNYCPEDDQDYKYHYFAKPEVVDVSQELEEFFIDRDTVVYRSIINVKVKCNRYKRSTN; this is encoded by the coding sequence TTGAAATCAGATTCATTTGATGGTTTATTGAATACTGAGTTATCAAGGTATTTAAATAGTACAAAATTAAGCCTATCTCAAATAGCAAATAAATTAGAGATATCTAAAGGTCATTTATCAGAGATTAAAAATATGAAAAAGAGACCTGGACTTGATTTAGGTTTGAAAATTTTAAAAATTTGCAATACTCCGGTCACTAAAAGAAGAGAGTGGATTGAAAATGAGTTTTTAGGACATAGTGAAGAATATGAACTTTTAGGACAGACTGTAGAAGAGGGTGAAGAAAAGCACAAACTTAATAGTACAATTAGCGAAAGACTTCAAAACAATCTGCCTTTACTGAATATGTTAATTGATATTTCAAATTCTGGTGAAAATGGGATTTCGGTTAATGAACTTAAAGAAGAGTATGGAGAATTTGGAATTAGGCAATTAGATTTCTTCCTAAATCAAGATATTATATGTCTGAAAAAGCATCAATACTATGGAAGTAGAAAAAGGTTTGTGATTACTAAAAAATCTTCATATCAATTGATGCAGACAATCTTTTCAAACCTCCAAGAGAAATTTGAATGTGGTACATTAGAAAAAACAAAATTTCAATTTGAAATAGATGATGTCCACGAAGATGCTTTCAAAGAACTAAATGTTGTTTTTGAAGACTACATGAAAAAAACTGCTGAAATTATAAAAAAACACAAAGCTGAAAACACACCAGGCTCATGTAGAGTAATTGTTCAAAACTTATACTCAATGATAAAGAGAAATAAACTATTAATTCTCATTTTTGTTTTATTGACATTATCTTCTAAACAGTCGATGGCAATTGGTGGTATTGAGGGAGGAGGGTCAGCAAGAAGTATTTTTATTACAGATGTTTATAATACAAAAAGTGATGCAAGTTACAATGCTTCTATCTTAGAAAAAGAAATTCTCGAAAATGGTAGTGAGAAAAATAAACAGGCCATTCAAAATTATTGCCCTGAAGATGATCAAGACTATAAATATCACTACTTTGCTAAACCTGAAGTTGTTGATGTTTCGCAAGAACTTGAAGAATTTTTTATTGATAGAGACACTGTCGTTTACCGATCAATTATAAATGTAAAAGTAAAATGTAATCGATATAAACGATCAACAAATTAA
- a CDS encoding tyrosine-type recombinase/integrase: MFLIRSVIFGDYSIKIYKWDARKIPLVKVNQKLPLILSLNEMVQLLNSIKNLKHQTLLMGVYSCGLRRSEIIKLKAEDIDSERMLIHIRESKHKKDRYVILSEHYLLQLRKYWKDEKSCKKYWLFPGLRPQNQYSPASISKMLDKYLIKANISKKVTLHSLRHSWATHMLEAGTNLRYIQVLLGHSSLNTTAIYTHLVDFRNVAIKSPLDSVREQLK, translated from the coding sequence ATGTTCTTAATAAGGAGTGTAATTTTTGGGGATTATTCAATTAAAATTTACAAGTGGGATGCCAGAAAAATTCCCCTCGTAAAAGTAAATCAAAAACTTCCCTTAATTCTTTCTTTGAATGAAATGGTTCAACTTCTTAATTCCATTAAAAATTTAAAGCACCAGACTCTTTTAATGGGAGTATATTCATGCGGACTCAGACGATCAGAAATAATTAAGCTTAAGGCCGAAGATATTGATAGTGAAAGAATGCTGATTCACATTCGTGAATCAAAACATAAAAAAGATCGATACGTGATATTATCTGAACATTATTTGCTGCAGCTTCGCAAATATTGGAAAGATGAAAAGTCATGTAAAAAATACTGGTTGTTTCCAGGGCTTAGGCCCCAAAACCAGTACTCACCTGCAAGCATTTCAAAAATGTTAGATAAATATTTAATTAAAGCAAATATTTCTAAAAAAGTAACACTGCATTCATTAAGACACAGTTGGGCCACACATATGCTCGAAGCTGGAACCAATTTGAGATACATTCAAGTACTTCTTGGACACTCTTCCCTAAATACCACCGCAATCTATACCCATCTTGTTGATTTCAGAAATGTGGCCATCAAGAGTCCTCTTGATTCAGTTCGCGAACAACTTAAGTAA
- a CDS encoding helix-turn-helix transcriptional regulator encodes MKIDFNSKTNLLYFYFKTGVPNRGRETENEDILAFVQKGTDNIIGYEVDGAYQNYNYMMKHLNLTLKEKLAITLVLERSKAGNSQEEFAEILGIGLSTYKSIEKAMANTGIETLEKILEILPNNRLKGIFISKQHSQSA; translated from the coding sequence ATGAAGATAGATTTTAACTCAAAGACAAACTTACTTTATTTTTATTTCAAAACAGGTGTCCCTAACAGAGGAAGAGAAACAGAAAATGAGGATATTCTTGCATTTGTTCAAAAGGGCACAGACAATATTATTGGATATGAAGTTGATGGTGCTTATCAAAACTATAATTATATGATGAAGCATCTCAACCTTACTCTTAAAGAGAAACTTGCGATTACATTAGTTCTTGAACGCTCGAAGGCCGGTAATTCACAAGAAGAATTTGCAGAAATTCTTGGTATTGGACTAAGTACATACAAGAGCATTGAAAAGGCCATGGCCAATACTGGCATTGAAACGCTTGAGAAGATTTTAGAAATCCTTCCTAATAATCGCTTAAAAGGAATTTTCATCTCAAAACAACACTCGCAATCGGCCTAA
- a CDS encoding helix-turn-helix transcriptional regulator, producing the protein MKDILDLLVPEDSTSGEIVRAYRKCFGMTLKDLEKLTGIKMNNLSAIENDRVELTVKSASKIAAALGSHPQDLLFPNGDFKKSKDIKKIERSREKFLRQKDAI; encoded by the coding sequence ATGAAAGATATTTTAGATCTGCTTGTGCCAGAAGATTCAACGTCAGGTGAAATCGTTAGGGCCTATAGAAAATGTTTTGGCATGACTTTAAAAGACCTTGAAAAACTAACAGGTATTAAAATGAATAATCTTAGTGCCATTGAAAATGACCGTGTTGAATTAACGGTAAAGTCGGCCTCAAAAATTGCAGCGGCCCTTGGGTCACATCCGCAAGACTTGTTATTTCCTAATGGGGATTTTAAAAAGAGTAAAGATATTAAAAAAATAGAGCGTTCTCGGGAGAAATTTTTACGTCAAAAAGACGCAATATAA
- a CDS encoding class I mannose-6-phosphate isomerase — protein sequence MISIFANYDRIMANIILTWSHFLDNKLLKLRPFVIEKIWGGHKLAKLKGITSKEKIGETLEVSILENQQCFLEDGTRLSNVFDETQIPYLVKYIETSDNLSVQVHPGDDYARKHENSKGKTECWYILDSQKNSGIFLGLKAGVTKEDFLNAINHGQDVNLLLNFIPVKKGDFIFVPAGAIHAIGKGVMLIEIQQSCGITYRVWDWNRLGNDGRPRDLHVKKAMEVIEFDKNFNQPDRFKISPEYVTNEVAKLAQHFDFTAYKVNLTKDQFCTINSTKRPTSFFCLYGEVKIELADNSLHVKEYDTIMCKEIEFGSISLKGVSSLCEIIVVQ from the coding sequence ATGATTTCAATATTTGCTAACTATGACAGAATTATGGCCAATATTATTCTCACTTGGAGTCATTTTTTGGATAATAAATTATTGAAATTGAGACCATTTGTGATTGAAAAAATCTGGGGTGGGCATAAACTTGCTAAATTAAAGGGAATAACTTCAAAAGAAAAAATTGGTGAGACGCTTGAAGTTTCTATCCTTGAAAATCAACAATGCTTTCTAGAGGACGGAACGAGACTAAGCAATGTGTTCGATGAAACTCAAATTCCCTATTTGGTTAAGTATATAGAAACTTCTGATAATCTTTCTGTCCAAGTTCATCCAGGAGACGATTATGCGCGAAAACATGAGAACTCAAAAGGAAAAACAGAGTGTTGGTACATATTGGATTCTCAAAAGAATTCTGGAATATTTCTAGGATTAAAAGCAGGAGTGACAAAAGAAGATTTCCTGAATGCAATTAATCATGGCCAGGATGTTAACCTTTTACTTAATTTTATTCCTGTTAAAAAAGGAGATTTTATATTTGTTCCGGCCGGTGCGATTCATGCGATAGGTAAGGGAGTTATGCTTATTGAGATACAACAGTCTTGTGGTATCACTTATAGGGTATGGGACTGGAACAGATTAGGAAATGATGGAAGGCCCAGGGATCTCCATGTGAAAAAAGCAATGGAAGTAATTGAATTTGATAAAAACTTTAATCAACCTGATAGATTTAAAATTTCACCTGAATATGTTACAAACGAAGTTGCTAAACTTGCACAACATTTTGATTTCACTGCATACAAAGTTAATCTCACTAAAGATCAGTTTTGTACTATCAATAGTACAAAAAGGCCGACAAGTTTCTTCTGTCTTTATGGAGAAGTGAAAATAGAACTTGCCGATAACTCCCTACATGTGAAGGAATATGATACAATCATGTGTAAAGAGATTGAATTTGGATCAATTTCTCTCAAAGGAGTGAGCTCGTTGTGCGAAATTATCGTTGTTCAGTAA
- a CDS encoding class I SAM-dependent methyltransferase, producing MISEDQQIIEYCQNHSTLPSKFCFEIATETRQNHPLARMLCGELEASFLGFIIGLTNATKVLEIGTFTGYSALAMAECLPEEGVVITVDKNKKINEFASSMWKKSPHGQKIRALFGEGLKVIPTLEDKFDLIFIDADKKNYKNYFVESLRLLSENGLIIVDNVLWSGKVLYKPEDETTSSIIEFNDFVKNFEGIYITMLPIRDGIFLIRKTK from the coding sequence ATGATAAGTGAAGATCAACAAATTATTGAATATTGCCAGAATCATTCAACTCTTCCTTCCAAGTTCTGTTTTGAAATTGCAACAGAAACAAGACAAAACCATCCTTTGGCCAGAATGTTATGTGGAGAACTTGAGGCCTCATTTCTAGGTTTTATTATTGGACTTACGAATGCCACAAAGGTTTTAGAAATTGGAACATTCACAGGTTATTCAGCTCTAGCGATGGCGGAATGTTTACCCGAAGAAGGAGTTGTAATAACTGTTGATAAAAATAAAAAAATTAATGAATTTGCATCTTCTATGTGGAAGAAGTCTCCTCATGGACAAAAGATTAGGGCCTTATTTGGAGAAGGATTAAAAGTTATTCCGACTTTGGAAGACAAGTTTGATTTAATTTTTATTGATGCAGATAAAAAGAATTATAAAAATTACTTTGTTGAATCTCTCAGGTTACTTTCTGAAAATGGATTGATTATTGTTGATAACGTTTTATGGAGTGGTAAAGTTCTTTATAAGCCTGAAGATGAAACAACATCATCAATTATTGAATTCAATGATTTTGTGAAAAATTTTGAAGGAATTTATATAACAATGTTACCCATTCGTGATGGGATATTTTTGATACGCAAGACTAAGTGA
- a CDS encoding carboxypeptidase M32, whose amino-acid sequence MSKYESLKSHCKKIKNLEHAKNMLYWDGAVFMPKGGQEARTDALSELECLIKDYKTSPDIISFIEDAKKEKLNEWQVKNLKIVEKEYTRQIVIPNKLTKELSRATSTCEFKWQEYRKENNFKALIPYLQKVFELSKEEAQIISDEEKSNPYDVLLDKFQPGNSQKRIDELFKPLKKELPNLINIAIEKQKETKPLDGDYPIEIQKTFGEEIIQNLGLDFNHARLDVSHHPFCGGVPTDVRITTRYKDGDFTQAFMGIVHETGHACYEQNLPADYLYEPVGSASGIAVHEGQSLFFEMQIARSLEFWKFYSSKVHDTFFKYAKTFDLLAWSPENIYRHFIKVEKSKIRVEADELTYPLHVIMRYEIEKELFSGNINISDLPNIWNEKMLEYLGISTLGDDKDGCMQDVHWPGGGFGYFPVYTQGAMIAAQVKNKMKEELNFDQEIRNGNFLSIKNWLKKNIWSKGALYDMDELLKNATGEKLSGQYLLKHLKERYVGI is encoded by the coding sequence ATGTCTAAATATGAGTCTTTAAAATCACATTGCAAAAAAATTAAAAATCTTGAACATGCTAAAAATATGCTCTATTGGGATGGTGCAGTTTTTATGCCTAAAGGTGGCCAAGAGGCCAGAACAGATGCTTTATCTGAACTTGAATGTTTAATTAAAGATTATAAAACATCCCCAGATATAATTTCATTTATTGAAGATGCAAAAAAAGAAAAATTAAATGAATGGCAAGTAAAAAATCTAAAAATCGTAGAGAAAGAGTATACACGTCAGATAGTCATCCCAAATAAACTAACAAAAGAACTTTCAAGGGCCACTTCTACTTGTGAATTCAAATGGCAAGAATACAGAAAAGAAAATAATTTCAAAGCTCTGATCCCGTATTTACAGAAGGTATTTGAACTTTCTAAGGAAGAGGCCCAAATAATTAGTGATGAAGAAAAATCAAATCCTTATGACGTTTTATTAGATAAATTTCAACCTGGAAATTCTCAAAAGAGAATTGATGAACTTTTTAAACCTTTAAAGAAAGAACTTCCAAATTTAATAAATATTGCTATTGAAAAACAGAAAGAAACAAAACCACTTGATGGTGATTATCCAATAGAAATACAAAAAACATTTGGTGAAGAAATTATTCAAAATCTAGGACTTGATTTTAATCATGCAAGATTAGACGTTTCACATCATCCTTTTTGTGGCGGAGTACCTACTGATGTGAGAATTACAACTAGATATAAAGATGGAGATTTTACTCAGGCCTTTATGGGAATTGTCCATGAAACCGGACATGCCTGTTACGAGCAAAATTTACCCGCTGATTATTTATATGAACCAGTAGGTTCTGCTAGTGGCATAGCTGTTCACGAAGGTCAAAGTCTTTTTTTTGAAATGCAAATTGCTAGATCACTTGAGTTTTGGAAATTTTACTCATCAAAGGTACACGATACATTTTTTAAATATGCAAAAACATTTGATCTCCTGGCCTGGAGTCCAGAGAATATTTATAGACATTTCATCAAAGTAGAAAAAAGTAAAATAAGAGTTGAAGCAGATGAGTTAACTTATCCGTTACATGTTATTATGCGATATGAAATCGAAAAAGAGTTGTTTAGTGGGAATATAAACATTAGTGATTTGCCTAATATTTGGAATGAAAAAATGCTTGAATATTTAGGGATTTCAACTCTTGGGGATGACAAAGATGGATGCATGCAAGATGTTCATTGGCCAGGGGGGGGATTTGGTTATTTTCCTGTGTACACTCAAGGGGCAATGATAGCTGCTCAAGTAAAAAATAAAATGAAAGAAGAACTTAATTTCGATCAAGAAATTCGTAACGGAAATTTTTTATCAATCAAGAATTGGTTGAAAAAAAACATTTGGAGTAAGGGTGCCTTATACGATATGGACGAACTTTTAAAAAATGCAACAGGTGAAAAACTAAGTGGCCAGTACCTACTAAAACATTTAAAAGAAAGATATGTAGGAATTTAA
- a CDS encoding phage integrase N-terminal SAM-like domain-containing protein gives MGILKDKLIDEIRQRGFSSNTEEAYARAVSKFITYSKSSPSRLNIEHVKRYKLHLINKLKRQPQTINQHVSAIHFFFTNVLNKECNFWGLFN, from the coding sequence ATGGGTATTCTAAAAGACAAATTAATTGATGAAATCAGACAACGAGGATTCAGCAGCAATACCGAAGAGGCCTACGCGCGAGCGGTAAGTAAGTTTATCACCTATTCTAAGAGCTCACCCTCCAGGCTTAATATTGAGCACGTAAAACGGTATAAACTGCACTTGATCAATAAGTTAAAGAGACAACCACAAACTATTAATCAACATGTTTCAGCTATTCACTTTTTTTTCACCAATGTTCTTAATAAGGAGTGTAATTTTTGGGGATTATTCAATTAA
- a CDS encoding IS5 family transposase — protein sequence MPRLMLTDELWSKLWPIMSQNGIYDKPDLRHTTEGILYKMRVGCPWRDLPQEHWSWKKVYSRFNDWSKYDKLKSIFLKLVVEPDMEWKIIDGSVVKAHQHACGARKDAESGIGKTAGGNSSKIHMVVDSHANPIDFEITEGQVHDIKMAPELIERTPHSTYTIADKGYDGEYLRWVIRGTKSIPVIPRKENSKIGNTNLDKTAYRERYKVENIFARLKHYMSIATRFDKLKRNYKSMLSLACAYIWLKL from the coding sequence ATGCCTCGATTAATGCTCACAGATGAGCTTTGGTCGAAGTTATGGCCAATAATGTCTCAAAATGGCATCTATGACAAGCCTGATCTTCGACATACCACAGAAGGAATTTTGTACAAAATGAGAGTTGGATGCCCCTGGAGAGACTTACCACAAGAGCACTGGAGCTGGAAAAAAGTGTATTCGCGATTTAACGACTGGTCCAAGTACGACAAATTAAAGAGTATATTTCTGAAACTTGTAGTTGAACCAGATATGGAGTGGAAAATTATTGATGGAAGTGTAGTCAAAGCTCATCAACATGCTTGTGGTGCACGTAAGGACGCCGAGAGTGGTATTGGAAAAACAGCTGGAGGCAATAGTTCTAAAATACATATGGTTGTTGATTCTCACGCGAATCCAATTGATTTTGAAATTACTGAGGGGCAAGTTCATGATATAAAAATGGCACCAGAACTTATAGAAAGAACTCCTCATAGTACTTATACTATTGCTGATAAGGGGTATGATGGTGAATATCTTCGTTGGGTAATCAGAGGAACAAAATCAATTCCAGTAATCCCCAGGAAAGAAAACTCGAAGATTGGAAACACTAATTTAGACAAAACGGCCTACAGAGAAAGATATAAAGTAGAAAATATTTTCGCTAGGTTGAAGCACTACATGTCCATTGCAACTAGGTTTGATAAACTCAAAAGAAATTACAAATCCATGCTTTCTTTGGCATGTGCTTATATATGGTTAAAACTTTGA
- a CDS encoding IS91 family transposase, with product MKNQNLEVSDIFREHGHLLNFIPSQHQKVVQDIIKCRTASLGGHLSKFNKCGNKEQSYNSCRSRHCPKCQFVTKTKWVDKRKKELLPVDYFHVVFTLPSELNALILQNKEVCYNILFKSVSKTLKEVASNPKNLGADIGYFMVLHTWGQNLLDHPHLHVVVPSGGVTKDKKRWIHCKKNFFLPLKILSMVYRAKFLEYTKKSFDKGELKFSGRIEELKNEINFKNLLSKCCVNNWVVYAKRPFSGPAQVLNYLGNYTHRIAISNHRLIKVENEKVYFRYKDYANESAKKVMVLGVKEFMRRFLLHVLPKGFMRIRHYGIFGNKYKAKNIEICRALLFSGNMATKTGDNEETTEDLIKRVTGIDIAQCPKCEDGKMISLYELGEFQDSA from the coding sequence ATGAAAAATCAAAACCTTGAAGTCTCAGATATATTTCGTGAGCATGGGCATCTTCTTAACTTCATACCATCTCAACATCAAAAGGTTGTCCAGGATATTATAAAATGTCGTACGGCCTCTCTTGGTGGGCATCTCTCAAAGTTTAATAAATGCGGAAACAAAGAACAGAGTTATAATTCATGTCGATCTCGTCACTGTCCTAAATGTCAATTTGTCACAAAAACAAAATGGGTAGATAAAAGAAAAAAAGAACTTCTTCCTGTTGATTACTTTCATGTGGTCTTTACTCTTCCTTCTGAGCTAAATGCCCTTATCCTGCAAAACAAAGAGGTTTGTTACAATATTCTGTTTAAATCAGTTTCAAAAACATTAAAGGAAGTGGCCTCAAATCCAAAAAACTTAGGTGCTGATATCGGCTATTTTATGGTGCTCCACACTTGGGGACAAAATCTTTTAGACCATCCCCATCTCCACGTGGTTGTTCCAAGCGGAGGAGTGACTAAGGATAAAAAGAGATGGATTCACTGCAAGAAGAACTTTTTCTTACCATTAAAAATATTATCAATGGTCTATAGAGCGAAATTTTTAGAATATACTAAAAAGTCTTTCGACAAAGGAGAGCTGAAATTTTCTGGAAGAATAGAAGAGTTAAAAAATGAAATTAATTTTAAAAATCTTCTTTCTAAGTGTTGTGTAAACAATTGGGTTGTTTATGCCAAAAGGCCATTTTCTGGGCCAGCACAAGTTTTAAATTATCTTGGGAATTATACTCACCGAATTGCGATTTCTAATCATCGCCTCATTAAAGTGGAAAATGAGAAAGTCTATTTCCGTTACAAAGACTATGCTAATGAGAGTGCCAAGAAGGTAATGGTCTTAGGAGTGAAAGAGTTTATGAGAAGATTTTTGCTACATGTCCTTCCCAAGGGATTTATGAGAATCAGACATTATGGAATATTTGGCAATAAGTACAAGGCCAAGAATATTGAAATCTGTAGAGCTCTCCTTTTCTCAGGAAATATGGCCACCAAGACGGGTGATAATGAAGAAACCACAGAAGACTTAATCAAGAGGGTCACAGGGATAGACATTGCCCAATGTCCTAAATGTGAAGATGGAAAAATGATAAGTTTATATGAACTTGGAGAATTTCAAGATTCTGCTTAA